A window of the Brassica oleracea var. oleracea cultivar TO1000 chromosome C1, BOL, whole genome shotgun sequence genome harbors these coding sequences:
- the LOC106299059 gene encoding probable serine/threonine-protein kinase At1g09600, whose translation MGCVSSKGVRANDGYMETNHVSIPKDRTSKKQPSSEETSANGNDATLRLIPNTNHVFSDDDEEEEEEEKKSFEMKSLESVSQKGTTVELLDNVGPLQPRVSRIASVTNGDRTAKVIAGWPSWLVSVAGEALSGWLPRCADSFEKLEMIGQGTYSNVYRARDLETNQIVALKKVRFANMDPESVRFMAREIIILRRLNHPNVMKLQGLIISKASASMYLVFEYMDHDLTGLASTPGINFSQAQIKCYMKQLMLGLEHCHSCGVLHRDIKGSNLLLDRNNNLKIADFGLSTFYQRKQPLTSRVVTLWYRPPELLLGSTDYGVTADLWSTGCILAELFTGKPLLPGRTEVEQMHKIFKLCGSPSEEYWRRSRLRHATIFKPQHQYKRCLAETYKDLIPSSALALLDVLLAVEPEARGTTSSALQSEFFTTKPFPSEPSSLPRYQPRKEFDIKLREEEARRRKGASSKQNEQKRFSRESRAVPAPGANAELLASIQKRLGETNQTSVSETFNPEGDSGSGFRIEPHNPYTNGDNHSNGSSHLRTQRSYVQRGGAQLSRFSNSVAPNRDGSSQFGSMRDALVNQRWLEDGSGNCNLSQRLLENPNGLRKDDPSSSSKGPLMGYDGEKRERIHYSGPLISGEGNLDEMLKDHERQILLAVRRAQADKAKRDVSRQARGSLLADGS comes from the exons ATGGGGTGCGTATCCTCAAAAGGCGTGCGAGCCAACGATGGTTACATGGAGACCAACCATGTAAGTATTCCAAAAGACAGAACCTCCAAGAAACAACCATCTTCAGAGGAAACAAGCGCTAATGGAAACGACGCTACACTGAGGTTAATACCCAATACTAACCATGTCTTCTCTGATGACGACGAAGAGGAGGAGGAGGAGGAGAAGAAGAGCTTTGAGATGAAATCTCTTGAATCAGTTTCTCAAAAAGGCACCACTGTCGAGTTACTTGATAATGTAGGACCGTTGCAGCCAAGAGTGAGTCGAATTGCTAGTGTTACCAATGGAGACAGAACAGCTAAGGTTATTGCCGGTTGGCCCTCTTGGTTGGTTTCCGTTGCTGGTGAAGCTCTCAGTGGATGGCTTCCTCGTTGTGCAGATTCCTTCGAGAAGTTAGAGATG ATTGGGCAAGGGACGTATAGCAATGTGTACAGAGCCCGTGATCTCGAAACGAACCAGATCGTTGCGCTGAAGAAGGTTCGGTTTGCTAATATGGATCCAGAGAGTGTGAGGTTCATGGCCAGAGAGATAATCATCCTCCGTAGGCTTAACCATCCAAACGTTATGAAACTCCAAGGGCTTATCATTTCAAAGGCTTCCGCAAGTATGTATCTTGTATTTGAATACATGGACCATGATCTTACAGGCCTTGCTTCAACCCCTGGGATTAACTTCTCTCAGGCACAG ATCAAATGTTACATGAAGCAGTTGATGCTTGGATTAGAACATTGCCATAGCTGTGGTGTGTTGCACCGTGACATCAAGGGATCGAATCTTCTGCTAGATCGTAACAATAATCTCAAGATTGCTGATTTTGGTCTTTCTACTTTTTACCAACGGAAACAGCCTCTGACTAGCCGTGTTGTGACCTTGTGGTACCGCCCGCCTGAGCTTCTGCTCGGTTCCACAGACTATGGAGTCACGGCTGATCTGTGGAGCACAGGATGTATTCTCGCTGAGCTCTTTACTGGGAAGCCTCTTCTTCCCGGAAGAACCGAG GTAGAACAAATGCACAAGATCTTTAAGCTCTGTGGATCACCTTCTGAGGAGTATTGGAGAAGATCAAGATTGCGGCATGCAACCATCTTTAAACCTCAACATCAGTACAAGCGATGTTTAGCTGAGACATATAAGGATCTTATCCCTTCTTCAGCTTTGGCTCTCCTTGATGTTCTTCTAGCTGTAGAGCCGGAAGCACGTGGAACCACATCCTCTGCCCTTCAAAGCGAG TTCTTTACTACAAAACCTTTTCCAAGCGAGCCATCAAGCTTACCGAGATATCAGCCAAGGAAAGAATTTGATATCAAGCTTCGAGAAGAGGAAGCAAGACG AAGGAAAGGTGCCAGCAGTAAACAGAATGAACAAAAACGGTTTTCAAGAGAATCAAGAGCTGTACCTGCTCCTGGTGCCAATGCAGAGCTACTGGCATCAATACAG AAACGTCTAGGGGAGACTAACCAGACAAGCGTGAGTGAGACGTTTAATCCTGAGGGAGATTCTGGCTCTGGCTTCAGGATTGAGCCACACAATCCCTACACAAATGGTGACAATCATTCTAACGGATCAAGCCATCTGAGAACACAAAGGTCCTATGTCCAACGTGGAGGAGCCCAATTGTCAAGATTCTCAAACTCGGTTGCACCTAACAGAGATGGTTCTTCACAGTTTGGAAGTATGAGAGACGCCTTAGTGAATCAACGCTGGCTTGAAGATGGTTCTGGGAATTGCAATTTGTCCCAAAGATTGCTTGAGAACCCCAATGGTTTGAGGAAAGATGACCCTTCGTCCTCTAGCAAAGGCCCATTAATG GGTTATGATGGAGAGAAGAGAGAGAGGATTCATTACTCAGGACCGTTGATCTCAGGAGAAGGAAACTTGGATGAAATGTTGAAAGACCATGAAAGGCAGATCTTGTTGGCTGTACGTCGAGCTCAAGCTGATAAGGCTAAGAGGGACG